A stretch of the Uranotaenia lowii strain MFRU-FL chromosome 3, ASM2978415v1, whole genome shotgun sequence genome encodes the following:
- the LOC129751826 gene encoding chitin synthase chs-2 isoform X1: MYRRVSPANLSPEISTENDEDIDFDPRGGDVDELDSFDIDVPLPPPPPPPPLPRNRQGPGAPNNSREGNYVSYKSHYYCRVANDDDEDEYLIQRTVQETKGWDVFRDPPIKEDTGSMADQACLELTIKILKIFAYLLTFVIVLAGGVVAKGCVLFMSAQLRRDRKITYCNRDLARDKQFVVSLPEEERIAWMWALMIAFAVPEIGAFIRSTRICFFKSMKKPQKMAFLLVFLMESFHTIGLGLMFFVILPEIDSVKGAMLTNCLCVIPGMLGLFSRTNKEGKRAVKTIVDLAAIAAQITGFVVWPLLENRPVLWLIPVTALLTSCGWWENYVSPQSPFGFIRSMGRVKEDLKQTRYFTYMFLSLWKIILFFCFVVVVMFTRGDEVSNLFSLFGAGFGPHKIVVEEVAVAFSSALPDLVEASQAGDTIDIDASYNTVTYVLIIQILGAYLCYIFGKFACKILIQGFSYAFPVNLTIPVTISLLIAACGIRNDDPCFFHGSIPDYLFFESPPVFRLSDFASRQMAWAWLLWLLSQTWITLHIWTPKCERLANTEKLFVTPMYNALLIDQSMAMNRRRDDQADVKTEDLAEIEKEKGDEYYETISVHTDGSALPRPSVKSSDHITRIYACATLWHETKEEMMVFLKSIIRMDEDQCARRVAQKYLRIVDPDYYEFETHIFFDDAFEISDHSDEDIQCNRFVKILVDTIDEAASEVHQTNIRLRPPKKYPTPYGGRLVWTLPGKTKLIAHLKDKDRIRHRKRWSQVMYMYYLLGHRLMELPISVDRKDVMAENTYLLTLDGDIDFNPSAVTLLVDLMKKNKNLGAACGRIHPIGSGPMVWYQKFEYAIGHWLQKATEHMIGCVLCSPGCFSLFRAKGLMDDNVMRKYTTRSDEARHYVQYDQGEDRWLCTLLLQRGYRVEYSAASDAYTHCPEGFNEFYNQRRRWVPSTIANIMDLLMDYKRTIKINDNISLLYIFYQMMLMGGTILGPGTIFLMLVGAFVAAFKIDNWTSFYYNIIPILLFMLVCFTCKSNIQLLLAQILSTVYALIMMAVIVGTALQLGEDGIGSPSAIFLIAMTGSFFIAACLHPQEFWCIASGLIYLLSIPSMYLLLILYSIINLNVVSWGTREVVAKKTKKEMEQEKKEAEEAAKRVKQKSLLGFLQGGAGSNADEEGSIEVSIAGLFRCLLCTHGKTTDEKAQLIHIGDALTAITKKIENLEKHIDPHGHHTRKRTASAGSKDHHLGSVAEDTEDEEEQSESETSTLQRNERDFLTNPYWIEDPDLRKGEVDFISSTEIQFWKDLIDQYLYPIDQNKEEQARIASDLIELRNKSVFAFFMFNALFVLIVFLLQLNKDKLHIVWPLGVKTNITYDEVTAEVHISKEYLQLEPIGLVFVFFFALILIIQFVAMMFHRFGTLSHILASTELNWGCNKKPEELSQDALIDKHAVEIVKNLQRLQGIDGDYDNDSGSGPDRIARRRTIQNLEKARQPRRQIGTLDVAFKKRFLKLTADENNSGTPILTRRMTMRRETIRALEVRKNSVMAERRKSQMQTLGANNEYGITGMNNQTNNNAPPRPTRTSNAGVSVKDIFNVNGGPGGDIYGVTGGQINQAYEPVIEDDDRNSLRLQPRNQVTWSNSNGRL, encoded by the exons CCAACGAACGGTCCAGGAAACCAAAGGATGGGACGTCTTCCGGGACCCTCCGATCAAGGAGGACACTGGATCGATGGCGGACCAGGCCTGTCTGGAGCTGACGATAAAGATCCTCAAAATCTTCGCCTACCTGCTAACCTTCGTGATAGTCCTAGCGGGTGGGGTGGTGGCCAAGGGTTGTGTCCTGTTCATGTCGGCCCAGCTCCGGCGGGACCGGAAGATAACCTATTGCAATCGGGATCTGGCTCGGGACAAGCAGTTTGTGGTATCGTTACCGGAAGAGGAACGGATAGCGTGGATGTGGGCCCTGATGATTGCCTTTGCGGTGCCAGAGATTGGAGCGTTCATTCGATCCACTAGGATATGTTTCTTCAAATCGATGAAGAAGCCGCAGAAGATGGCATTTTTGCTTGTGTTTTTGATGGAATCGTTCCACACCATTGGGTTGGGGTTGATGTTCTTTGTGATCCTCCCGGAAATCGACTCGGTGAAAGGGGCCATGTTGACCAATTGCTTGTGTGTGATACCGG GTATGCTTGGGCTCTTTTCGCGAACAAATAAGGAAGGTAAACGAGCCGTAAAGACGATAGTTGATTTGGCAGCCATAGCGGCACAGATTACTGGATTTGTTGTGTGGCCGTTGTTGGAGAATAGACCGGTCCTATGGCTGATCCCGGTGACGGCTTTGCTCACGTCTTGTGGTTGGTGGGAGAACTACGTTTCACCTCAGAGTCCTTTTGGATTCATTAGATCCATGGGCAGGGTTAAGGAAGATCTGAAGCAGACGCGTTACTTCACTTACATGTTCCTATCACTTTGGAAAATCATCCTATTCTTCTGCTTCGTTGTGGTAGTTATGTTCACACGAGGTGATGAAGTTTCTAACCTTTTCTCGCTGTTTGGAGCCGGTTTTGGACCTCACAAAATTGTTGTTGAAGAAGTTGCGGTAGCCTTTAGCTCGGCACTTCCCGATTTGGTGGAAGCCTCTCAAGCTGGAGATACCATTGATATTGACGCTTCCTACAACACCGTTACCTATGTTTTGATCATTCAAATTCTTGGAGCATACCTGTGCTACATCTTTGGAAAGTTCGCTTGTAAAATTCTTATCCAAGGGTTCAGTTATGCCTTCCCGGTTAATCTAACGATCCCGGTGACAATTTCACTGTTGATTGCGGCTTGCGGAATTCGAAATGACGACCCGTGTTTCTTCCACGGATCGATTCCGGACTACCTGTTCTTTGAGAGTCCTCCGGTGTTCCGGCTCAGCGACTTTGCTTCCCGGCAAATGGCATGGGCCTGGTTACTGTGGCTGCTTTCACAAACCTGGATCACCTTGCACATTTGGACACCAAAATGCGAACGTCTCGCCAATACCGAGAAACTTTTCGTAACGCCCATGTACAACGCACTGCTGATTGATCAATCTATGGCCATGAACAGGAGGCGCGATGATCAAGCCGATGTCAAGACCGAAGATCTGGCTGAGATCGAAAAAGAGAAGGGTGACGAATACTATGAAACCATTTCCGTTCACACCGATGGATCAGCACTGCCTCGCCCTAGTGTTAAGTCTTCGGATCACATTACAAGAATCTACGCCTGTGCAACCCTATGGCACGAAACCAAGGAAGAGATGATGGTGTTCCTTAAATCGATCATTCGGATGGATGAAGACCAGTGCGCTCGGCGAGTGGCCCAAAAGTACTTGAGAATCGTGGATCCTGACTATTATGAGTTCGAAA CTCACATCTTCTTCGATGACGCGTTCGAAATTTCCGATCACAGTGACGAGGACATCCAGTGCAATAGGTTCGTGAAGATTTTGGTTGACACCATTGACGAAGCGGCCTCGGAAGTGCATCAAACCAACATTCGGCTGCGGCCACCGAAGAAATACCCGACACCATATGGCGGACGACTGGTTTGGACGTTACCCGGTAAAACGAAACTGATTGCCCATCTCAAGGATAAGGATCGTATTCGGCATCGTAAGCGATGGTCTCAG gTTATGTACATGTACTACCTGCTGGGACATCGTCTGATGGAGCTTCCGATTTCCGTGGACCGTAAGGACGTGATGGCCGAGAACACCTACCTACTGACTCTGGACGGAGATATCGATTTCAATCCGAGTGCCGTTACGCTGCTGGTAGATTTGATGAAAAAGAACAAGAATCTGGGAGCCGCCTGTGGACGTATCCATCCAATTGGATCCGGTCCGATGGTGTGGTATCAGAAGTTCGAGTACGCTATCGGCCATTGGCTGCAGAAGGCCACCGAACACATGATTGGATGCGTACTTTGTAGCCCCGGGTGCTTCTCGCTGTTCAGAG CCAAGGGTTTGATGGACGATAACGTTATGCGGAAATATACGACCCGTTCGGATGAGGCTCGGCACTACGTGCAGTACGATCAGGGAGAAGATCGTTGGTTGTGTACCCTGCTGCTTCAACGAGGTTACCGTGTCGAATACTCAGCTGCATCCGATGCCTACACTCACTGTCCCGAAGGTTTCAACGAGTTCTACAACCAACGTCGTCGCTGGGTGCCATCCACTATTGCCAACATCATGGATCTGCTTATGGATTACAAACGTACGATCAAGATTAACGATAATATCTCGCTGTTGTATATCTTCTACCAGATGATGTTGATGGGTGGTACGATCCTGGGTCCCGGTACGATTTTCCTTATGTTGGTGGGAGCGTTCGTGGCGGCCTTCAAGATTGACAACTGGACCTCGTTTTACTACAATATTATACCGATTTTACTGTTCATGTTAGTCTGTTTTACGTGTAAATCAAACATACAGTTACTTCTAGCACAGATATTATCAACGGTTTATGCTTTGATTATGATGGCGGTAATAGTCGGTACAGCGTTACAGTTAGGCGAGGACGGCATCGGAAGCCCTTCGGCCATTTTCTTGATAGCAATGACGGGGTCATTCTTTATAGCAGCATGTCTCCATCCGCAAGAGTTTTGGTGTATAGCTTCCGGGTTGATTTACCTTTTGTCCATTCCATCTATGTACTTGCTGTTGATCTTGTACTCGATCATCAACTTGAACGTCGTCTCCTGGGGAACTCGTGAAGTAGTTGCCAAGAAGACTAAAAAGGAAATGGAACAAGAGAAAAAGGAAGCCGAAGAAGCGGCCAAACGTGTGAAGCAGAAATCTCTGCTTGGATTCTTACAAGGCGGCGCTGGATCAAACGCTGATGAAGAAGGGTCGATCGAGGTCTCGATTGCAGGGCTGTTCCGGTGTCTTTTGTGTACTCATGGAAAAACGACCGACGAAAAGGCTCAACTGATTCACATTGGCGATGCGTTGACAGCTATCACGAAGAAAATCGAAAACTTGGAAAAGCACATCGATCCTCATGGACACCACACACGTAAACGGACGGCATCagccggttcgaaggaccaccATCTGGGCTCGGTAGCGGAGGACACCGAAGACGAAGAGGAGCAGTCCGAGTCGGAAACTTCCACACTGCAACGGAACGAACGCGATTTCCTGACCAACCCGTATTGGATTGAGGATCCGGATCTTCGCAAAGGAGAGGTTGATTTCATCTCTAGCACCGAAATTCAGTTCTGGAAGGATCTTATCGACCAGTATTTGTACCCCATCGATCAGAACAAGGAAGAACAG gcCCGAATTGCATCCGATTTGATCGAGTTGCGGAATAAGTCCGTGTTTGCGTTCTTCATGTTCAACGCCCTGTTCGTACTGATCGTGTTCTTGCTCCAGTTGAACAAGGATAAATTACACATCGTATGGCCGTTGGGCGTTAAGACCAATATTACCTACGACGAAGTGACGGCTGAG GTCCACATATCTAAGGAATATCTGCAGCTGGAACCTATCGGGTTGgtgtttgtgtttttcttcgctttgattttgatcatccaGTTCGTGGCGATGATGTTCCATCGTTTCGGTACCCTGTCCCATATTCTGGCCTCGACCGAGCTCAACTGGGGCTGCAACAAGAAACCGGAAGAGCTCTCGCAGGATGCGCTGATAGATAAG CACGCGGTAGAGATCGTCAAGAATCTCCAGAGGTTGCAGGGTATCGATGGGGACTACGATAACGATTCGGGCAGCGGACCGGACCGGATAGCGCGCCGTCGGACGATTCAGAATCTGGAGAAGGCCCGGCAGCCGAGACGACAGATCGGAACGCTGGATGTGGCGTTCAAGAAGCGGTTCCTAAAACTGACGGCCGATGAGAACAACAGTGGCACTCCGATCCTGACCCGGCGGATGACGATGCGTCGGGAAACGATTCGGGCGCTGGAGGTGCGCAAGAACTCGGTCATGGCCGAGAGGCGCAAATCGCAGATGCAGACCTTAGGCGCGAACAATGAGTATGGAATTACCGGAATGAATAAT CAAACAAACAACAACGCTCCTCCACGACCAACGCGAACCTCGAACGCCGGGGTAAGCGTTAAGGACATCTTCAACGTGAACGGAGGCCCAGGAGGCGACATCTACGGGGTAACCGGGGGCCAGATCAACCAAGCATACGAACCTGTGATCGAAGACGACGACCGAAACTCACTACGACTACAACCTCGTAACCAGGTGACCTGGAGCAACAGCAACGGCAGACTATGA
- the LOC129751826 gene encoding chitin synthase chs-2 isoform X2 — MYRRVSPANLSPEISTENDEDIDFDPRGGDVDELDSFDIDVPLPPPPPPPPLPRNRQGPGAPNNSREGNYVSYKSHYYCRVANDDDEDEYLIQRTVQETKGWDVFRDPPIKEDTGSMADQACLELTIKILKIFAYLLTFVIVLAGGVVAKGCVLFMSAQLRRDRKITYCNRDLARDKQFVVSLPEEERIAWMWALMIAFAVPEIGAFIRSTRICFFKSMKKPQKMAFLLVFLMESFHTIGLGLMFFVILPEIDSVKGAMLTNCLCVIPGMLGLFSRTNKEGKRAVKTIVDLAAIAAQITGFVVWPLLENRPVLWLIPVTALLTSCGWWENYVSPQSPFGFIRSMGRVKEDLKQTRYFTYMFLSLWKIILFFCFVVVVMFTRGDEVSNLFSLFGAGFGPHKIVVEEVAVAFSSALPDLVEASQAGDTIDIDASYNTVTYVLIIQILGAYLCYIFGKFACKILIQGFSYAFPVNLTIPVTISLLIAACGIRNDDPCFFHGSIPDYLFFESPPVFRLSDFASRQMAWAWLLWLLSQTWITLHIWTPKCERLANTEKLFVTPMYNALLIDQSMAMNRRRDDQADVKTEDLAEIEKEKGDEYYETISVHTDGSALPRPSVKSSDHITRIYACATLWHETKEEMMVFLKSIIRMDEDQCARRVAQKYLRIVDPDYYEFETHIFFDDAFEISDHSDEDIQCNRFVKILVDTIDEAASEVHQTNIRLRPPKKYPTPYGGRLVWTLPGKTKLIAHLKDKDRIRHRKRWSQVMYMYYLLGHRLMELPISVDRKDVMAENTYLLTLDGDIDFNPSAVTLLVDLMKKNKNLGAACGRIHPIGSGPMVWYQKFEYAIGHWLQKATEHMIGCVLCSPGCFSLFRAKGLMDDNVMRKYTTRSDEARHYVQYDQGEDRWLCTLLLQRGYRVEYSAASDAYTHCPEGFNEFYNQRRRWVPSTIANIMDLLMDYKRTIKINDNISLLYIFYQMMLMGGTILGPGTIFLMLVGAFVAAFKIDNWTSFYYNIIPILLFMLVCFTCKSNIQLLLAQILSTVYALIMMAVIVGTALQLGEDGIGSPSAIFLIAMTGSFFIAACLHPQEFWCIASGLIYLLSIPSMYLLLILYSIINLNVVSWGTREVVAKKTKKEMEQEKKEAEEAAKRVKQKSLLGFLQGGAGSNADEEGSIEVSIAGLFRCLLCTHGKTTDEKAQLIHIGDALTAITKKIENLEKHIDPHGHHTRKRTASAGSKDHHLGSVAEDTEDEEEQSESETSTLQRNERDFLTNPYWIEDPDLRKGEVDFISSTEIQFWKDLIDQYLYPIDQNKEEQARIAHDLKELRDSSVFGFIMINALFVLIVFLLQLNKDNIHVKWPLGVKTNITYDEATQEVHISKEYLQLEPIGLVFVFFFALILIIQFVAMMFHRFGTLSHILASTELNWGCNKKPEELSQDALIDKHAVEIVKNLQRLQGIDGDYDNDSGSGPDRIARRRTIQNLEKARQPRRQIGTLDVAFKKRFLKLTADENNSGTPILTRRMTMRRETIRALEVRKNSVMAERRKSQMQTLGANNEYGITGMNNQTNNNAPPRPTRTSNAGVSVKDIFNVNGGPGGDIYGVTGGQINQAYEPVIEDDDRNSLRLQPRNQVTWSNSNGRL, encoded by the exons CCAACGAACGGTCCAGGAAACCAAAGGATGGGACGTCTTCCGGGACCCTCCGATCAAGGAGGACACTGGATCGATGGCGGACCAGGCCTGTCTGGAGCTGACGATAAAGATCCTCAAAATCTTCGCCTACCTGCTAACCTTCGTGATAGTCCTAGCGGGTGGGGTGGTGGCCAAGGGTTGTGTCCTGTTCATGTCGGCCCAGCTCCGGCGGGACCGGAAGATAACCTATTGCAATCGGGATCTGGCTCGGGACAAGCAGTTTGTGGTATCGTTACCGGAAGAGGAACGGATAGCGTGGATGTGGGCCCTGATGATTGCCTTTGCGGTGCCAGAGATTGGAGCGTTCATTCGATCCACTAGGATATGTTTCTTCAAATCGATGAAGAAGCCGCAGAAGATGGCATTTTTGCTTGTGTTTTTGATGGAATCGTTCCACACCATTGGGTTGGGGTTGATGTTCTTTGTGATCCTCCCGGAAATCGACTCGGTGAAAGGGGCCATGTTGACCAATTGCTTGTGTGTGATACCGG GTATGCTTGGGCTCTTTTCGCGAACAAATAAGGAAGGTAAACGAGCCGTAAAGACGATAGTTGATTTGGCAGCCATAGCGGCACAGATTACTGGATTTGTTGTGTGGCCGTTGTTGGAGAATAGACCGGTCCTATGGCTGATCCCGGTGACGGCTTTGCTCACGTCTTGTGGTTGGTGGGAGAACTACGTTTCACCTCAGAGTCCTTTTGGATTCATTAGATCCATGGGCAGGGTTAAGGAAGATCTGAAGCAGACGCGTTACTTCACTTACATGTTCCTATCACTTTGGAAAATCATCCTATTCTTCTGCTTCGTTGTGGTAGTTATGTTCACACGAGGTGATGAAGTTTCTAACCTTTTCTCGCTGTTTGGAGCCGGTTTTGGACCTCACAAAATTGTTGTTGAAGAAGTTGCGGTAGCCTTTAGCTCGGCACTTCCCGATTTGGTGGAAGCCTCTCAAGCTGGAGATACCATTGATATTGACGCTTCCTACAACACCGTTACCTATGTTTTGATCATTCAAATTCTTGGAGCATACCTGTGCTACATCTTTGGAAAGTTCGCTTGTAAAATTCTTATCCAAGGGTTCAGTTATGCCTTCCCGGTTAATCTAACGATCCCGGTGACAATTTCACTGTTGATTGCGGCTTGCGGAATTCGAAATGACGACCCGTGTTTCTTCCACGGATCGATTCCGGACTACCTGTTCTTTGAGAGTCCTCCGGTGTTCCGGCTCAGCGACTTTGCTTCCCGGCAAATGGCATGGGCCTGGTTACTGTGGCTGCTTTCACAAACCTGGATCACCTTGCACATTTGGACACCAAAATGCGAACGTCTCGCCAATACCGAGAAACTTTTCGTAACGCCCATGTACAACGCACTGCTGATTGATCAATCTATGGCCATGAACAGGAGGCGCGATGATCAAGCCGATGTCAAGACCGAAGATCTGGCTGAGATCGAAAAAGAGAAGGGTGACGAATACTATGAAACCATTTCCGTTCACACCGATGGATCAGCACTGCCTCGCCCTAGTGTTAAGTCTTCGGATCACATTACAAGAATCTACGCCTGTGCAACCCTATGGCACGAAACCAAGGAAGAGATGATGGTGTTCCTTAAATCGATCATTCGGATGGATGAAGACCAGTGCGCTCGGCGAGTGGCCCAAAAGTACTTGAGAATCGTGGATCCTGACTATTATGAGTTCGAAA CTCACATCTTCTTCGATGACGCGTTCGAAATTTCCGATCACAGTGACGAGGACATCCAGTGCAATAGGTTCGTGAAGATTTTGGTTGACACCATTGACGAAGCGGCCTCGGAAGTGCATCAAACCAACATTCGGCTGCGGCCACCGAAGAAATACCCGACACCATATGGCGGACGACTGGTTTGGACGTTACCCGGTAAAACGAAACTGATTGCCCATCTCAAGGATAAGGATCGTATTCGGCATCGTAAGCGATGGTCTCAG gTTATGTACATGTACTACCTGCTGGGACATCGTCTGATGGAGCTTCCGATTTCCGTGGACCGTAAGGACGTGATGGCCGAGAACACCTACCTACTGACTCTGGACGGAGATATCGATTTCAATCCGAGTGCCGTTACGCTGCTGGTAGATTTGATGAAAAAGAACAAGAATCTGGGAGCCGCCTGTGGACGTATCCATCCAATTGGATCCGGTCCGATGGTGTGGTATCAGAAGTTCGAGTACGCTATCGGCCATTGGCTGCAGAAGGCCACCGAACACATGATTGGATGCGTACTTTGTAGCCCCGGGTGCTTCTCGCTGTTCAGAG CCAAGGGTTTGATGGACGATAACGTTATGCGGAAATATACGACCCGTTCGGATGAGGCTCGGCACTACGTGCAGTACGATCAGGGAGAAGATCGTTGGTTGTGTACCCTGCTGCTTCAACGAGGTTACCGTGTCGAATACTCAGCTGCATCCGATGCCTACACTCACTGTCCCGAAGGTTTCAACGAGTTCTACAACCAACGTCGTCGCTGGGTGCCATCCACTATTGCCAACATCATGGATCTGCTTATGGATTACAAACGTACGATCAAGATTAACGATAATATCTCGCTGTTGTATATCTTCTACCAGATGATGTTGATGGGTGGTACGATCCTGGGTCCCGGTACGATTTTCCTTATGTTGGTGGGAGCGTTCGTGGCGGCCTTCAAGATTGACAACTGGACCTCGTTTTACTACAATATTATACCGATTTTACTGTTCATGTTAGTCTGTTTTACGTGTAAATCAAACATACAGTTACTTCTAGCACAGATATTATCAACGGTTTATGCTTTGATTATGATGGCGGTAATAGTCGGTACAGCGTTACAGTTAGGCGAGGACGGCATCGGAAGCCCTTCGGCCATTTTCTTGATAGCAATGACGGGGTCATTCTTTATAGCAGCATGTCTCCATCCGCAAGAGTTTTGGTGTATAGCTTCCGGGTTGATTTACCTTTTGTCCATTCCATCTATGTACTTGCTGTTGATCTTGTACTCGATCATCAACTTGAACGTCGTCTCCTGGGGAACTCGTGAAGTAGTTGCCAAGAAGACTAAAAAGGAAATGGAACAAGAGAAAAAGGAAGCCGAAGAAGCGGCCAAACGTGTGAAGCAGAAATCTCTGCTTGGATTCTTACAAGGCGGCGCTGGATCAAACGCTGATGAAGAAGGGTCGATCGAGGTCTCGATTGCAGGGCTGTTCCGGTGTCTTTTGTGTACTCATGGAAAAACGACCGACGAAAAGGCTCAACTGATTCACATTGGCGATGCGTTGACAGCTATCACGAAGAAAATCGAAAACTTGGAAAAGCACATCGATCCTCATGGACACCACACACGTAAACGGACGGCATCagccggttcgaaggaccaccATCTGGGCTCGGTAGCGGAGGACACCGAAGACGAAGAGGAGCAGTCCGAGTCGGAAACTTCCACACTGCAACGGAACGAACGCGATTTCCTGACCAACCCGTATTGGATTGAGGATCCGGATCTTCGCAAAGGAGAGGTTGATTTCATCTCTAGCACCGAAATTCAGTTCTGGAAGGATCTTATCGACCAGTATTTGTACCCCATCGATCAGAACAAGGAAGAACAG GCACGTATTGCGCACGATCTAAAGGAGCTCCGTGATTCATCCGTATTCGGATTCATCATGATCAATGCTCTCTTTGTGTTGATTGTGTTTTTGCTTCAGTTGAACAAGGACAACATCCACGTCAAATGGCCGCTGGGTGTCAAAACTAATATCACCTACGACGAAGCCACTCAAGAG GTCCACATATCTAAGGAATATCTGCAGCTGGAACCTATCGGGTTGgtgtttgtgtttttcttcgctttgattttgatcatccaGTTCGTGGCGATGATGTTCCATCGTTTCGGTACCCTGTCCCATATTCTGGCCTCGACCGAGCTCAACTGGGGCTGCAACAAGAAACCGGAAGAGCTCTCGCAGGATGCGCTGATAGATAAG CACGCGGTAGAGATCGTCAAGAATCTCCAGAGGTTGCAGGGTATCGATGGGGACTACGATAACGATTCGGGCAGCGGACCGGACCGGATAGCGCGCCGTCGGACGATTCAGAATCTGGAGAAGGCCCGGCAGCCGAGACGACAGATCGGAACGCTGGATGTGGCGTTCAAGAAGCGGTTCCTAAAACTGACGGCCGATGAGAACAACAGTGGCACTCCGATCCTGACCCGGCGGATGACGATGCGTCGGGAAACGATTCGGGCGCTGGAGGTGCGCAAGAACTCGGTCATGGCCGAGAGGCGCAAATCGCAGATGCAGACCTTAGGCGCGAACAATGAGTATGGAATTACCGGAATGAATAAT CAAACAAACAACAACGCTCCTCCACGACCAACGCGAACCTCGAACGCCGGGGTAAGCGTTAAGGACATCTTCAACGTGAACGGAGGCCCAGGAGGCGACATCTACGGGGTAACCGGGGGCCAGATCAACCAAGCATACGAACCTGTGATCGAAGACGACGACCGAAACTCACTACGACTACAACCTCGTAACCAGGTGACCTGGAGCAACAGCAACGGCAGACTATGA